A stretch of Zymoseptoria tritici IPO323 chromosome 1, whole genome shotgun sequence DNA encodes these proteins:
- a CDS encoding mannan polymerase complex subunit MNN9, with amino-acid sequence MAVSRSLRRNNAITYILATILCVFFLYFFFGDSTAIPAIARAPRQFLKSKDAASNALSPPSLPFLKTAALGPNEHPPPPPVVHYHMDNVTTTSDPVGNREAVLILTPLARFYQEYWDNLVKLSYPHELISLGFIIPKGREGNQATKELQERIAKTQAPTNKNRFASITILRQDEEPRIGQSESERHAMAAQKERRAAMSKARNSLLFTTLGPTTSWVLWLDSDIIETPPTLIQDLASHDKPIIVPNCFQRYMNTETEAMDIRPYDYNSWQDSPTAQEMAAKMGPDEVLLEGYAEMATYRNLMARLHEPNGDPRRLMDLDGVGGTALLVKAEVHRDGAMFPPFPFYHLIETEGFAKMARRLSWKSYGLPNYLVYHYNE; translated from the exons ATGGCGGTCTCCCGCTCCTTACGCCGCAACAATGCCATTACCTACATTCTCGCGACGATCCTCTGCGTGTTCTTCCtatacttcttcttcggcgataGCACAGCAATACCCGCAATAGCGAGAGCGCCACGACAATTCCTCAAAAGCAAAGATGCGGCCTCGAACGCCCTCTCTCCGCCCTCATTACCCTTTCTCAAGACCGCCGCACTAGGTCCGAACGaacatcctccaccacctccggtCGTCCACTACCACATGGACAATGTGACGACAACTTCAGATCCGGTCGGCAATCGCGAAGCCGTTCTGATTCTCACACCTCTCGCGCGATTTTACCAAGAGTATTGGGATAATCTTGTCAAGCTCTCCTATCCTCACGAGCTCATATCGCTGGGTTTCATTATACcgaaaggaagagaagggaaCCAGGCGACCAAAGAGCTGCAAGAGCGGATCGCAAAGACACAAGCTCCGACCAACAAAAATCGCTTTGCGTCCATCACAATCCTTCGTCAGGATGAAGAGCCACGTATCGGGCAATCTGAGTCGGAGCGTCATGCTATGGCTGCGCAGAAAGAGCGACGAGCAGCCATgtcgaaagcgagaaacagTCTGCTGTTCACAACATTGGGTCCCACCACATCGTGGGTACTCTGGCTCGACAGCGACATTATCGAGACACCACCGACCTTGATCCAGGATCTCGCGTCGCACGATAAGCCTATCATTGTGCCAAACTGCTTTCAAAGATACATGAACACAGAGACGGAAGCGATGGACATTCGGCCGTATGACTACAACAGCTGGCAGGACTCTCCGACTGCGCAGGAAATGGCGGCCAAAATGGGTCCGGACGAAGTGCTGCTGGAAGGATATGCTGAAATGGCCACGTATAGAAATTTGATGGCCCGCTTGCATG AACCGAATGGCGACCCTCGTCGACTAATGGATCTGGACGGTGTCGGTGGTACCGCTCTGTTGGTGAAGGCAGAGGTCCATCGTGATGGAGCAATGTTTCCACCATTTCCATTCTACCATCTGATCGAGACCGAGGGATTCGCAAAGATGGCACGCAGGTTGAGCTGGAAGAGTTATGGCTTGCCGAACTACCTT GTGTACCACTATAATGAATAG